From Haemorhous mexicanus isolate bHaeMex1 chromosome 1, bHaeMex1.pri, whole genome shotgun sequence, one genomic window encodes:
- the NRSN1 gene encoding neurensin-1 gives MSSYADICGSKHAQGSTEGGYQRYGVRSYLHQFYEDCTASIWEYEDDFQIQRSPSRWSSVFWKVGLISGTAFMLIGVAVLVVGFLVPPKIEALGKDDFIVVDTRAVQFNGSLDICKLAGAILFCVGGSTVAACLLMSAFAKSYSKEEKYLQQRFKERIADIKAHANPVTKAPAPGESKIPVTLSRVQNVQPLSET, from the exons ATGAGCTCCTATGCTGACATCTGCGGGTCCAAGCACGCGCAGGGCAGCACCGAGGGAGGGTACCAACGCTACGGAGTTCGGTCCTACCTGCATCAGTTTTATGAGGACTGCACAGCTTCAATTTGGGAGTATGAGGATGATTTTCAGATCCAGAGATCGCCGAGCAGGTGGAGCTCTGTATTCTGGAAG gtcGGACTCATCTCTGGGACGGCTTTTATGCTGATAGGTGTAGCTGTTCTTGTAGTGGGTTTTCTTGTGCCACCGAAAATAGAAGCCCTTGGGAAGGATGATTTTATTGTTGTGGATACCCGTGCTGTTCAGTTCAATGGGTCCCTCGATATATGCAAGCTGGCAGGAGCAATCTTGTTCTGTGTTGGAGGGTCCACTGTGGCAGCGTGTCTGCTGATGTCTGCTTTTGCTAAAAGTTACTCCAAAGAAGAGAAGTACCTCCAGCAAAGATTTAAAGAGAGAATAGCTGATATAAAAGCCCATGCAAACCCAGTCACAAAAGCGCCAGCACCAGGAGAATCAAAGATACCTGTCACTTTGTCCAGAGTTCAAAATGTCCAGCCTTTATCTGAAACCTGA